In Cottoperca gobio chromosome 1, fCotGob3.1, whole genome shotgun sequence, a genomic segment contains:
- the LOC115005500 gene encoding hsp90 co-chaperone Cdc37-like isoform X4: protein MSTGAGIDYSAWDHIYVSDDEDVTNPWAFLLGGQNTFCSCPPSTSIHYLISVLVLPSASPNWGRADRHLLEARLERMVEFQQRGEDLDNNVLECKRLLEEAQGRLKELEEGRNEGEEDEEREAELKKVQAEVKKLKKDEKSFEKMTEKLRREEKKLPWDVDTISKEGFSKSVLNIKPVTKEETEEEKVEKHKTFVEKYAKEIKHFGMMRRWDDSQKYLSDNTHLVCEETANCLVVICIDFEIDEKHALMEQVAHQAIVVQFILDLGRTLKVDARGCFRQFFSKIKTADKPYVDAFDHELELLKERIRSCAQIRMDSAMKELEGEERQKRLGPGGLDPVAVYESLPKISKLFFVGFEVSVY from the exons ATGAGCACCGGAGCGGGCATCGACTACAGCGCCTGGGATCACATCTATGTGTCCGACGATGAAGATGTGACCAATCC gtgggcctttcttttaggaggccaaaatacattttgctccTGCCCTCCGTCCACATCAATACATTACTTAATTTCCGTCCTGGTACTCccgtctgcttctccaaactgggggcgtgccgaccgccatctactggaG GCCCGGCTGGAGAGGATGGTTGAGTTTCAGCAGAGAGGGGAAGATCTGGACAATAACGTTTTAGAGTGCAAGAGGCTTTTGGAGGAAGCTCAGGGACGACTTAAAGAGCTGGAAGAGGGAAGGAACgagggagaagaggatgaggagagagaggctgagcTGAAGAAAGTCCAGGCCGAGGTGAAAAAACTGAAGAAGGATGAAAAGTCGTTTGAGAAAATGACCGAAAAACTCCGGcgagaagaaaagaaacttcCCTGGGATGTTGACACTATCAGCAAAGAAGGTTTCAGCAAG AGTGTACTCAACATCAAGCCTGTAACAAAGGAGGAAACGGAGGAGGAAAAGGTGGAGAAGCACAAGACCTTTGTGGAGAAGTATGCAAAGGAAATCAAACATTTTG GTATGATGCGGCGCTGGGACGACAGTCAGAAGTATCTGTCAGACAACACACATCTGGTGTGCGAAGAGACGGCTAATTGCCTTGTTGTCATCTGTATTGACTTTGAGATAGATGAG AAACATGCGCTGATGGAGCAGGTGGCCCACCAGGCCATCGTCGTGCAGTTCATCTTGGATTTGGGTCGGACGCTTAAAGTCGACGCAAGAGGCTGCTTCAGACAATTCTTCTCAAAGATCAag ACTGCAGACAAGCCGTACGTAGACGCGTTCGACCATGAGCTGGAGCTGCTTAAGGAGCGGATCCGCAGCTGTGCGCAGATTCGTATGGACAGCGCTATGAAGGAGctagagggagaagagaggcagAAGAGACTGGGCCCAGGTGGTTTAGACCCTGTAGCGGTCTATGAATCACTGCCAAAG ATTTCAAAACTATTCTTTGTAGGCTTTGAAGTCAGTGTCTATTGA
- the LOC115005500 gene encoding hsp90 co-chaperone Cdc37-like isoform X3: MSTGAGIDYSAWDHIYVSDDEDVTNPWAFLLGGQNTFCSCPPSTSIHYLISVLVLPSASPNWGRADRHLLEARLERMVEFQQRGEDLDNNVLECKRLLEEAQGRLKELEEGRNEGEEDEEREAELKKVQAEVKKLKKDEKSFEKMTEKLRREEKKLPWDVDTISKEGFSKSVLNIKPVTKEETEEEKVEKHKTFVEKYAKEIKHFDEKHALMEQVAHQAIVVQFILDLGRTLKVDARGCFRQFFSKIKTADKPYVDAFDHELELLKERIRSCAQIRMDSAMKELEGEERQKRLGPGGLDPVAVYESLPKEIQKSFDEKNIEMLQEAISKLDLEEGKYHLSRCIDSGLWVPESGEGDDEEDDEEEDS; this comes from the exons ATGAGCACCGGAGCGGGCATCGACTACAGCGCCTGGGATCACATCTATGTGTCCGACGATGAAGATGTGACCAATCC gtgggcctttcttttaggaggccaaaatacattttgctccTGCCCTCCGTCCACATCAATACATTACTTAATTTCCGTCCTGGTACTCccgtctgcttctccaaactgggggcgtgccgaccgccatctactggaG GCCCGGCTGGAGAGGATGGTTGAGTTTCAGCAGAGAGGGGAAGATCTGGACAATAACGTTTTAGAGTGCAAGAGGCTTTTGGAGGAAGCTCAGGGACGACTTAAAGAGCTGGAAGAGGGAAGGAACgagggagaagaggatgaggagagagaggctgagcTGAAGAAAGTCCAGGCCGAGGTGAAAAAACTGAAGAAGGATGAAAAGTCGTTTGAGAAAATGACCGAAAAACTCCGGcgagaagaaaagaaacttcCCTGGGATGTTGACACTATCAGCAAAGAAGGTTTCAGCAAG AGTGTACTCAACATCAAGCCTGTAACAAAGGAGGAAACGGAGGAGGAAAAGGTGGAGAAGCACAAGACCTTTGTGGAGAAGTATGCAAAGGAAATCAAACATTTTG ATGAG AAACATGCGCTGATGGAGCAGGTGGCCCACCAGGCCATCGTCGTGCAGTTCATCTTGGATTTGGGTCGGACGCTTAAAGTCGACGCAAGAGGCTGCTTCAGACAATTCTTCTCAAAGATCAag ACTGCAGACAAGCCGTACGTAGACGCGTTCGACCATGAGCTGGAGCTGCTTAAGGAGCGGATCCGCAGCTGTGCGCAGATTCGTATGGACAGCGCTATGAAGGAGctagagggagaagagaggcagAAGAGACTGGGCCCAGGTGGTTTAGACCCTGTAGCGGTCTATGAATCACTGCCAAAG GAAATACAGAAGAGCTTTGATGAGAAGAACATTGAGATGCTGCAGGAAGCTATCAGCAAACTGGACCTGGAG GAAGGAAAATACCACCTCAGCAGGTGTATCGACTCTGGACTGTGGGTCCCTGAATCCGGAGAGGgcgatgatgaagaggatgatgaggaagaagatTCATAG
- the LOC115005500 gene encoding hsp90 co-chaperone Cdc37-like isoform X5 codes for MFGVLYLARLERMVEFQQRGEDLDNNVLECKRLLEEAQGRLKELEEGRNEGEEDEEREAELKKVQAEVKKLKKDEKSFEKMTEKLRREEKKLPWDVDTISKEGFSKSVLNIKPVTKEETEEEKVEKHKTFVEKYAKEIKHFGMMRRWDDSQKYLSDNTHLVCEETANCLVVICIDFEIDEKHALMEQVAHQAIVVQFILDLGRTLKVDARGCFRQFFSKIKTADKPYVDAFDHELELLKERIRSCAQIRMDSAMKELEGEERQKRLGPGGLDPVAVYESLPKEIQKSFDEKNIEMLQEAISKLDLEEGKYHLSRCIDSGLWVPESGEGDDEEDDEEEDS; via the exons ATGTTTGGAGTCTTATACCTG GCCCGGCTGGAGAGGATGGTTGAGTTTCAGCAGAGAGGGGAAGATCTGGACAATAACGTTTTAGAGTGCAAGAGGCTTTTGGAGGAAGCTCAGGGACGACTTAAAGAGCTGGAAGAGGGAAGGAACgagggagaagaggatgaggagagagaggctgagcTGAAGAAAGTCCAGGCCGAGGTGAAAAAACTGAAGAAGGATGAAAAGTCGTTTGAGAAAATGACCGAAAAACTCCGGcgagaagaaaagaaacttcCCTGGGATGTTGACACTATCAGCAAAGAAGGTTTCAGCAAG AGTGTACTCAACATCAAGCCTGTAACAAAGGAGGAAACGGAGGAGGAAAAGGTGGAGAAGCACAAGACCTTTGTGGAGAAGTATGCAAAGGAAATCAAACATTTTG GTATGATGCGGCGCTGGGACGACAGTCAGAAGTATCTGTCAGACAACACACATCTGGTGTGCGAAGAGACGGCTAATTGCCTTGTTGTCATCTGTATTGACTTTGAGATAGATGAG AAACATGCGCTGATGGAGCAGGTGGCCCACCAGGCCATCGTCGTGCAGTTCATCTTGGATTTGGGTCGGACGCTTAAAGTCGACGCAAGAGGCTGCTTCAGACAATTCTTCTCAAAGATCAag ACTGCAGACAAGCCGTACGTAGACGCGTTCGACCATGAGCTGGAGCTGCTTAAGGAGCGGATCCGCAGCTGTGCGCAGATTCGTATGGACAGCGCTATGAAGGAGctagagggagaagagaggcagAAGAGACTGGGCCCAGGTGGTTTAGACCCTGTAGCGGTCTATGAATCACTGCCAAAG GAAATACAGAAGAGCTTTGATGAGAAGAACATTGAGATGCTGCAGGAAGCTATCAGCAAACTGGACCTGGAG GAAGGAAAATACCACCTCAGCAGGTGTATCGACTCTGGACTGTGGGTCCCTGAATCCGGAGAGGgcgatgatgaagaggatgatgaggaagaagatTCATAG
- the LOC115005500 gene encoding hsp90 co-chaperone Cdc37-like isoform X2, with translation MSTGAGIDYSAWDHIYVSDDEDVTNPYVDTPSLFRMRHRARLERMVEFQQRGEDLDNNVLECKRLLEEAQGRLKELEEGRNEGEEDEEREAELKKVQAEVKKLKKDEKSFEKMTEKLRREEKKLPWDVDTISKEGFSKSVLNIKPVTKEETEEEKVEKHKTFVEKYAKEIKHFGMMRRWDDSQKYLSDNTHLVCEETANCLVVICIDFEIDEKHALMEQVAHQAIVVQFILDLGRTLKVDARGCFRQFFSKIKTADKPYVDAFDHELELLKERIRSCAQIRMDSAMKELEGEERQKRLGPGGLDPVAVYESLPKEIQKSFDEKNIEMLQEAISKLDLEEGKYHLSRCIDSGLWVPESGEGDDEEDDEEEDS, from the exons ATGAGCACCGGAGCGGGCATCGACTACAGCGCCTGGGATCACATCTATGTGTCCGACGATGAAGATGTGACCAATCCGTACGTCGACACGCCGAGCCTGTTCAGAATGAGACACCGG GCCCGGCTGGAGAGGATGGTTGAGTTTCAGCAGAGAGGGGAAGATCTGGACAATAACGTTTTAGAGTGCAAGAGGCTTTTGGAGGAAGCTCAGGGACGACTTAAAGAGCTGGAAGAGGGAAGGAACgagggagaagaggatgaggagagagaggctgagcTGAAGAAAGTCCAGGCCGAGGTGAAAAAACTGAAGAAGGATGAAAAGTCGTTTGAGAAAATGACCGAAAAACTCCGGcgagaagaaaagaaacttcCCTGGGATGTTGACACTATCAGCAAAGAAGGTTTCAGCAAG AGTGTACTCAACATCAAGCCTGTAACAAAGGAGGAAACGGAGGAGGAAAAGGTGGAGAAGCACAAGACCTTTGTGGAGAAGTATGCAAAGGAAATCAAACATTTTG GTATGATGCGGCGCTGGGACGACAGTCAGAAGTATCTGTCAGACAACACACATCTGGTGTGCGAAGAGACGGCTAATTGCCTTGTTGTCATCTGTATTGACTTTGAGATAGATGAG AAACATGCGCTGATGGAGCAGGTGGCCCACCAGGCCATCGTCGTGCAGTTCATCTTGGATTTGGGTCGGACGCTTAAAGTCGACGCAAGAGGCTGCTTCAGACAATTCTTCTCAAAGATCAag ACTGCAGACAAGCCGTACGTAGACGCGTTCGACCATGAGCTGGAGCTGCTTAAGGAGCGGATCCGCAGCTGTGCGCAGATTCGTATGGACAGCGCTATGAAGGAGctagagggagaagagaggcagAAGAGACTGGGCCCAGGTGGTTTAGACCCTGTAGCGGTCTATGAATCACTGCCAAAG GAAATACAGAAGAGCTTTGATGAGAAGAACATTGAGATGCTGCAGGAAGCTATCAGCAAACTGGACCTGGAG GAAGGAAAATACCACCTCAGCAGGTGTATCGACTCTGGACTGTGGGTCCCTGAATCCGGAGAGGgcgatgatgaagaggatgatgaggaagaagatTCATAG
- the LOC115005500 gene encoding hsp90 co-chaperone Cdc37-like isoform X1 produces the protein MSTGAGIDYSAWDHIYVSDDEDVTNPWAFLLGGQNTFCSCPPSTSIHYLISVLVLPSASPNWGRADRHLLEARLERMVEFQQRGEDLDNNVLECKRLLEEAQGRLKELEEGRNEGEEDEEREAELKKVQAEVKKLKKDEKSFEKMTEKLRREEKKLPWDVDTISKEGFSKSVLNIKPVTKEETEEEKVEKHKTFVEKYAKEIKHFGMMRRWDDSQKYLSDNTHLVCEETANCLVVICIDFEIDEKHALMEQVAHQAIVVQFILDLGRTLKVDARGCFRQFFSKIKTADKPYVDAFDHELELLKERIRSCAQIRMDSAMKELEGEERQKRLGPGGLDPVAVYESLPKEIQKSFDEKNIEMLQEAISKLDLEEGKYHLSRCIDSGLWVPESGEGDDEEDDEEEDS, from the exons ATGAGCACCGGAGCGGGCATCGACTACAGCGCCTGGGATCACATCTATGTGTCCGACGATGAAGATGTGACCAATCC gtgggcctttcttttaggaggccaaaatacattttgctccTGCCCTCCGTCCACATCAATACATTACTTAATTTCCGTCCTGGTACTCccgtctgcttctccaaactgggggcgtgccgaccgccatctactggaG GCCCGGCTGGAGAGGATGGTTGAGTTTCAGCAGAGAGGGGAAGATCTGGACAATAACGTTTTAGAGTGCAAGAGGCTTTTGGAGGAAGCTCAGGGACGACTTAAAGAGCTGGAAGAGGGAAGGAACgagggagaagaggatgaggagagagaggctgagcTGAAGAAAGTCCAGGCCGAGGTGAAAAAACTGAAGAAGGATGAAAAGTCGTTTGAGAAAATGACCGAAAAACTCCGGcgagaagaaaagaaacttcCCTGGGATGTTGACACTATCAGCAAAGAAGGTTTCAGCAAG AGTGTACTCAACATCAAGCCTGTAACAAAGGAGGAAACGGAGGAGGAAAAGGTGGAGAAGCACAAGACCTTTGTGGAGAAGTATGCAAAGGAAATCAAACATTTTG GTATGATGCGGCGCTGGGACGACAGTCAGAAGTATCTGTCAGACAACACACATCTGGTGTGCGAAGAGACGGCTAATTGCCTTGTTGTCATCTGTATTGACTTTGAGATAGATGAG AAACATGCGCTGATGGAGCAGGTGGCCCACCAGGCCATCGTCGTGCAGTTCATCTTGGATTTGGGTCGGACGCTTAAAGTCGACGCAAGAGGCTGCTTCAGACAATTCTTCTCAAAGATCAag ACTGCAGACAAGCCGTACGTAGACGCGTTCGACCATGAGCTGGAGCTGCTTAAGGAGCGGATCCGCAGCTGTGCGCAGATTCGTATGGACAGCGCTATGAAGGAGctagagggagaagagaggcagAAGAGACTGGGCCCAGGTGGTTTAGACCCTGTAGCGGTCTATGAATCACTGCCAAAG GAAATACAGAAGAGCTTTGATGAGAAGAACATTGAGATGCTGCAGGAAGCTATCAGCAAACTGGACCTGGAG GAAGGAAAATACCACCTCAGCAGGTGTATCGACTCTGGACTGTGGGTCCCTGAATCCGGAGAGGgcgatgatgaagaggatgatgaggaagaagatTCATAG
- the LOC115005500 gene encoding hsp90 co-chaperone Cdc37-like isoform X6, with amino-acid sequence MVEFQQRGEDLDNNVLECKRLLEEAQGRLKELEEGRNEGEEDEEREAELKKVQAEVKKLKKDEKSFEKMTEKLRREEKKLPWDVDTISKEGFSKSVLNIKPVTKEETEEEKVEKHKTFVEKYAKEIKHFGMMRRWDDSQKYLSDNTHLVCEETANCLVVICIDFEIDEKHALMEQVAHQAIVVQFILDLGRTLKVDARGCFRQFFSKIKTADKPYVDAFDHELELLKERIRSCAQIRMDSAMKELEGEERQKRLGPGGLDPVAVYESLPKEIQKSFDEKNIEMLQEAISKLDLEEGKYHLSRCIDSGLWVPESGEGDDEEDDEEEDS; translated from the exons ATGGTTGAGTTTCAGCAGAGAGGGGAAGATCTGGACAATAACGTTTTAGAGTGCAAGAGGCTTTTGGAGGAAGCTCAGGGACGACTTAAAGAGCTGGAAGAGGGAAGGAACgagggagaagaggatgaggagagagaggctgagcTGAAGAAAGTCCAGGCCGAGGTGAAAAAACTGAAGAAGGATGAAAAGTCGTTTGAGAAAATGACCGAAAAACTCCGGcgagaagaaaagaaacttcCCTGGGATGTTGACACTATCAGCAAAGAAGGTTTCAGCAAG AGTGTACTCAACATCAAGCCTGTAACAAAGGAGGAAACGGAGGAGGAAAAGGTGGAGAAGCACAAGACCTTTGTGGAGAAGTATGCAAAGGAAATCAAACATTTTG GTATGATGCGGCGCTGGGACGACAGTCAGAAGTATCTGTCAGACAACACACATCTGGTGTGCGAAGAGACGGCTAATTGCCTTGTTGTCATCTGTATTGACTTTGAGATAGATGAG AAACATGCGCTGATGGAGCAGGTGGCCCACCAGGCCATCGTCGTGCAGTTCATCTTGGATTTGGGTCGGACGCTTAAAGTCGACGCAAGAGGCTGCTTCAGACAATTCTTCTCAAAGATCAag ACTGCAGACAAGCCGTACGTAGACGCGTTCGACCATGAGCTGGAGCTGCTTAAGGAGCGGATCCGCAGCTGTGCGCAGATTCGTATGGACAGCGCTATGAAGGAGctagagggagaagagaggcagAAGAGACTGGGCCCAGGTGGTTTAGACCCTGTAGCGGTCTATGAATCACTGCCAAAG GAAATACAGAAGAGCTTTGATGAGAAGAACATTGAGATGCTGCAGGAAGCTATCAGCAAACTGGACCTGGAG GAAGGAAAATACCACCTCAGCAGGTGTATCGACTCTGGACTGTGGGTCCCTGAATCCGGAGAGGgcgatgatgaagaggatgatgaggaagaagatTCATAG